The segment GCTGCTGGAGCGCAGAAAGGATACCGGCGCCCCATGAGCATCAAATGGCGCTGCGCCGTCTGCGAGGCGATGAACGACGGAGGCGACACCTGCACGGCCTGCGGCGCGAGGGTCACCCAGACCGTCGTCCAAGCTCGACCAGCCGAGACGTCACCGGTGCCGGAAGAAACGGCGGCGCCGCAGAGACCGCGGGCGCCGCAGCCAGCGCTGGGGGACGAAGCCGCGACCGAGGTCCCCGTGCGGGAGCTCCCACGCCGCCGGCTCGAGCCCGACCGGCCCGACGACGGTCCCTACGACGTCTACGATCTCTTCGGCCTGACCCCAGCCGACATCGATGCCGCCTACGACGGCTACGAGCGGGTCGACACACGACCACGGGTCCGGGTCTACGGCTGTTGCCTACCCGTTGCGCTCGGGATGCTGCTCGCCTTTCTGGCGACCATCACGCTCCTCGGCAACCTGCTCCTCGCAGCGCTGTAGCGCGGAGGCCGGGCAGCCCATACCCGTGGCGGCCAGACCAGCTCGCCGCGCGATCACCGACATGGGTCGCTGTCGCTGGCTCAGGTGAGCGCTCCGGGCGGCCCTGGCCATTCCAGGAACACCATGGTGGCGTCGTCGCGTGGCGAGGTTCCCTGGTGGGCCAGGATGGCGTGGGCGAGCCGGCGCATCGTCTCGGCCGCGGGCTGGGCGGCCAGGGTCTCGCGGACCAGCAGGTCGGCCAGGCGGGCTTCCCCGAACGGTTCCCCGGCCAGGTTGCGGCCCTCGACCACCCCGTCGGTGTAGAACAGCACCCGGTCGGCCGGCTCAAGAGCCGCCGTGGCGATCTCCGGCTGGCCGGCACCGAGGCCCAGCGGCGGGACCGGGTGACAGGCCAGGGTGTCGACCACCTTGGCTCGTCGCACCAGCAATGGCAGGGGATGGCCGGCGTTGACCCACTGGAGCCGGCCGGTGCGGCAGTCGAGCTGGGCGAGCTGGCCGGTGACGAAGCGTTCGCCGCCGAACTGGGTGGCGATGGTCTCGTCCATGGCTGCGTGGGTGGCGGCCAGGTCGAGGCCGGCACGGCGGCTGTGCCGGTAGCTGCCCACGGTGACCGCGGCCAGGACGGTGGCGGTCAGGTCGTGGCCGACCGGGTCGACGATGGCCAGGTGAGCGGTGTCGCCGTTGAGGGCGTAGTCAAAGGCGTCCCCGGCCACCTCGTAGGCCGGCTCCAGCAGCCCGGCGATCACCACTCGCGGGGTCACAAAGGTCAGCGGCGGGAGCAGCTGCCATTGCATCTCGGCGGCCGGGCTCATGGGTTGGCGGCGGCGGGTCAGGGAGTAGTTGTCGGTGTACTGGTCCTTGCTCAAGATCATCTCGGCGACCAGGGCGGCCAGCCAGCTGCACCGCTTCCGCAGCGCGTCGTCGACCCTCGGGAGGGTGAGGCCCAGGACGCCCAGCCGCTCGGCGCCGTCCAGCAGCGGCAGCCACAGCCGCCGTCCCGCTCCGGTGTCAGCCTCCTGGACGGCGAGGGCGGCAAAGGCCCGCCCGGCCAGGGTGGCGTCGATCTCCAGCGGCGTCCGGTCGCTGCCATCGGCCAGCGGAACCAGCAGGGTCTGCTCGTAGTCGACCAGGTAGATGGCAACATCGGCGGCGTCCACGGCCCCTCCGGCCCGCGTGACCGCAGCGACGAGCTCGTCAGGGGCGAGGTTGTGGGAGGCGTCCAGCAGGTGACCAAGGAGGCGCAGGCCCGGGTCATCCATCCCTCCACCTCCGGATCGCGGGTCGGCGAGCACCGCCCAGAGGCGCACGCATTCCATCCGAGCCGACACGCCCGCCGCCGAGCGCACACAAGTCTGCGTCCGGGCAGTGGGGCCGTCCAGCCCGTGAACTGCCGGTGGCCGCGAGGTTGAGAGCGTGCTCGGTGGCCCGCTCTTGTCGCTGGGTGGACTGGGCGGTTTGTGACGGCCAGACCTGGCTACCCACCTGTCGGTCCGGCAGAAGGCCGGGTCGACTGAAAGGGCCCAGACCCCGTCCTTTCCACCACGGAGGCATCCTTCTCATGGCAGGACGTCCTGATTCCGCCGCGCCCGCGCGGCACCCGAGCCAGCTGCTGGTCCTGGCCATCGGCGTCATCTACACCCTGATCGGCCTTGCCGGATTCTTCGTCACCGGCTTCGACAACTTCGCGTCCGAGACCGACAAGACCCTGGTCGGCTTCGAGATCAACCCCCTGCACAACATCGTCCACCTGGCCATTGGCCTGGCCGGGCTGGCGTTGTGGCGGCGGCTGGACACGGCCAGGACCTACGGTTGGCTGCTGGCCGCCGGCTACGGCCTGGCGTTCCTCTACGGCCTGTTCGCCGCCGGCAACTCCGACATCAACTTCCTGTCCCTCAACGGCGCCGACAACGGCCTCCACCTCGTCAGCGCCGTGGCCGGGGTGGCCATCGCCCTGTGGCCGGCGCAGCGGACGGCTCCGGCCGGCCGAGCCGAGCGCAGCTCCTGACCGAAACGGCCAGCCGGCCAACGCGGTGCGGGAACTGCGGCTCTGGGCCGCCGCGGCGGCCGCGCCGGCCGTCGCGGCGGGGTTCTCCCTGTTGGCCGGCATGCGTCGCCGACGCTCTCTACACCCGGTCGGAGCCGGCTACCGGGGTTGGTTCGTCGTCGACGAGGAGCACCCTGACCGGCAGGATGTTCCCCTGTTCCAGCCAGGGAGGGCAGCGACTGCCGTCCTCCGCTTCTCCCGGGCCGCCGGCCTGCCCGAGCCGCTACCGGATGCGTTTGGCGTCGCCGTCAAGCTTCCCGATGTCTACGGTCCCGGCGCCGACCAGGACCTGCTGCTGACCAGTTCCATCGACCGGCCGCTCCTTCGCCGTCTGCTGTTCCCGGCCACCAGCTTCCTGCGCGGGGCCTACTCCAGCGCCCTGCCGTACGAGCTCGGCGGCGGCCGGCGGCGGATCGTGCTGTTGCTGGTCCCGAAGGTCCCCGACGGCGACCGACTCCCTGAGTCTGTGGGCCGCCGCCATGGAAGCGCCCTGGCGGAGCTGGCCGCCGCCACCGCAGCCGGGCTCCAGTTCCAGCTGCGGACCGCCGGCTCCTTCGGGCCCTCCCAGCCGCTGGCGACCCTGACCATCGGGTCTCCCCTGTCCACCGAGGAGACCGCGCGGTTGCGCTTCAACCCATGGACCACCGGGCCGGGGATCCGACCGTCCGGCTGGATCAACCTGCTCCGCGATACCGCCTACCGGGCAAGCCAGCGCGCCGGGACGCACACCGCTCGCCGCTCACCCGCGCACCAGACGGCCGCACCCAAGCCGTGATCGCCTGCCGGCTCTATGCTTGCATCGCCGTATCTGCCGGCCGATCCGCGGAGGGTGGCGATGATCGACCCTGTAGGGGGCGAGTCGCGCAAGCTGGACCAGGGCCGCCCGATCCGCTTTGTGGTCACGCCCACGGGGGTGCGGGTGGCGTACGCCATCGTCGGACGAGGGCCCGCGCTGGTCGTCCCCGCGGCCTGGATCGGTCACCTGGAGATCGCGTGGCAGGACCCGGCCGTGCGCGCCTTCCACGCCCCGCTCGCCGCCTGCCGGACCGTGGTGGCCTACGACAAGCCGGGCTGTGGGCTCTCCGACCCCTGGCCAGGACCCCAGACGCTCGACAGCGACCTGGAGGTGCTCCGGGCGGTGATCGACCACCTCGAGCTCGGCC is part of the Actinomycetota bacterium genome and harbors:
- a CDS encoding PP2C family protein-serine/threonine phosphatase; protein product: MDDPGLRLLGHLLDASHNLAPDELVAAVTRAGGAVDAADVAIYLVDYEQTLLVPLADGSDRTPLEIDATLAGRAFAALAVQEADTGAGRRLWLPLLDGAERLGVLGLTLPRVDDALRKRCSWLAALVAEMILSKDQYTDNYSLTRRRQPMSPAAEMQWQLLPPLTFVTPRVVIAGLLEPAYEVAGDAFDYALNGDTAHLAIVDPVGHDLTATVLAAVTVGSYRHSRRAGLDLAATHAAMDETIATQFGGERFVTGQLAQLDCRTGRLQWVNAGHPLPLLVRRAKVVDTLACHPVPPLGLGAGQPEIATAALEPADRVLFYTDGVVEGRNLAGEPFGEARLADLLVRETLAAQPAAETMRRLAHAILAHQGTSPRDDATMVFLEWPGPPGALT
- a CDS encoding DUF4383 domain-containing protein, with protein sequence MAGRPDSAAPARHPSQLLVLAIGVIYTLIGLAGFFVTGFDNFASETDKTLVGFEINPLHNIVHLAIGLAGLALWRRLDTARTYGWLLAAGYGLAFLYGLFAAGNSDINFLSLNGADNGLHLVSAVAGVAIALWPAQRTAPAGRAERSS